The nucleotide window ATCGAGCTCGAAGGCGCGGAAGCGGCTCGCTCCACCGCCACCGGCATGGCCGCGGTAACGACCGCGATCCTTGCACCGCTCAGAGCCGGCGATCATGTGGTGGCCTCGAAAGCCCTGTTCGGCTCCTGCCTTTACGTCGTGCAGGACCTCCTGCCGCGCTACGGGATCGAAACGACGCTGGTCGACGGTCTAGATCTCGATCAATGGCAGCGCGCATTGCGGCCCAGCACCAAGACCTTCTTCCTGGAGAGCCCGACCAACCCGACGCTCGATGTGCTCGATATTCCGGCGATTGCCGAGATCGCGCACAAGGGCGGCGCGCGGCTGGTCGTCGATAACGTCTTCGCCACGCCGATCTGGCAGAGCCCGCTTTCGCTCGGCGCCGATGTCGTGGTCTACTCCGCAACCAAACATATCGACGGTCAAGGGCGCTGCCTCGGCGGCATCATTCTCTCGTCCGAAGCCTTCATCGCAGAGCACATTCACAACTTCATGCGCCAGACCGGACCATCGCTCTCGCCGTTCAACGCGTGGGTCCTGCTCAAGGGACTGGAGACGCTGGGCGTGCGGGTACGCGCGCAGACCGACAACGCGGCGAAAATCGCCGAGGCGTTGGCAAGCCATCCGAAGATTTCGCGATTGATCTATCCCGGCCGTGCCGATCATCCGCAAGCGGAGCTGGTGAAGAAGCAGATGCGCGGCGGCTCGACTTTGGTCGGCTTCGAGGTCAAGGGCGGCAAGGCGGCCGCCTTCCGCGTCCTCAATGCACTGCAGATATCGCGCATCTCCAACAATCTCGGCGATGCGAAGAGCCTCGTCACGCATCCTGCGACCACCACGCATCAGCGACTCACGCCCGAAGCGCGCGCCGAGCTCGGCATCAGCGAGGGCTTTATCCGCTTCTCGGCCGGGCTCGAGCATGCCGATGACCTGATCGAGGATTTTGCGCAGGCGCTAGAGAAGGCGTGAGGTGCTTACCCTCCCCTGGAGGGTAAGAGCTCACATCGGCCGATACGTCCGCACGTCCGACGGTACGGCGACGCCGAGCTTGATCTGGCCGACCGACTTGATGATGTCGTCGCCGAGCAGTTGCGCGAAGCAGGCGTAGCCCCAGTCGCTCATGTGCAGGCCGTCGGCGATCACGAAATTCTCGATCGGGATCGCCTGCCGCTCGTGCCAGTCCTTCATCACCGCGAAGCGAGGGAAAACACCGACCCTGCGAAGCTCGGCCGCCTTGTTCAGCAGCTTCATCATCTTGCCGGCGCTTTCGGCGTGCTCGTTGACCCGCGGCGAATATTGCGGATCGATCAGCACGACGTCGGAGCCCGCAGCCTGAATGCGTGCGATGCCTTCGTCGACGAGCTTGGCGGTCTCGGCGGGATCGAGGTTGCGCAGCACCGCATTGGTGCCGACCTGCCAGATCACCAGATCCGGATGCAAGTCGATCACGGAGGTCTGCAGCCGCTGCATCATTTCCGGCGCGTCCTCGCCGCCCTTGCCGGCATTGACGACGGAGATGTCGGCCGTCGGATATTTGCGGCGTAGCTGCGCCGCGAGCCTGTTCGGATAGTTGAATTCCGGTGAACTGGAGCCGTACCCCTGGGTCGATGACGATCCGAAAGCGACGATCACGACCGGCAGGCCCGCGACGAGCTTGTTCGCGACGCGCGGCAGCGATCCCATCGATTTGGAAGCGCCCTTCGGCGGCAGGCAGGGAACGCGGCTGAAGATGTCGCCGGCCGATTTCGCGACCTCCTTCACCTTGTCGATCGCCTTGCCGGTGACGCCCTTCTGCGCGGCCGGATTGCCTGTGGCCGCCGGCGCTGCCTGCGGCAGGGCGCCTTCAGCCGAGGGTTGCTTTTCCGGATTGTTTTCGGCTTTGGCACCATCGGACAGCGCCGCCTGCTGGCCGGTTTGCTGCGAGGCCGTCTGGGCATGCAACGGCGACACCGAGGCAGACGTCAATATCGCCAGGCCCGCGGCCGTGACAGCCAGCAATGTCGACAAACGAAAAGGGCAGTGAGAACTCATTAACGCAAGTCCCTAATTCTGCTGCGCCTGATCGAGGCGGGCCGCATCGAGCACGAATTTCGACAGCGCGCGGCCGAGGCAGGCATGAACCCTTTTGGCCATGTCGGTGCCATGAAAGGTACTGAACAGATTGAAATCTCCGGCGTCGTTCCAGTGGCGCATGATGGCGAACCGATCGAACAGCGGAACATTATGCTGCTGCGCCACCACGCGCATATTATCTAGGTATGGCGGCGCCGAAATCATCGTTTCGGTGCGGGGGCTGTATTGCAGATTGACCAAAACCACGTCGGTTCCCGCATTTTGCAGCGCAGCAACCCCCTCGTCGACGGCGCCGCGAAAGTCGTCGGGATCGACAGACCGCATAGCGTCGACGGTTCCCGTCTGCCAGATGACCAAAGTAGGCCGTTTTGCTTCCACCAGCTTAACGAGGCTGGGGTCCACCTCCTCGGCGGTCTTGCCGGTCTGTAGTTCTACGGAGAGATTGACTGGGATCGAGGGCAGTTTCTCCTTCAGTGCCGCCTGCAGCCTGGCCGGGTAGGCGCTGTTTTCGGAGGAAAGGATGGTCGATGAGCGGCTCCCCACCACCAGCACGGTCAGCGGCCGGGCGTTCCTGACGGCCTCGGCCACCTTCGGAAGCGTGCCCTCGGTGGAGAGGAGATAGGGGGGAACTTGACAGGCCTGGGGGGCCGCATCCTGGGCACGAGCCAAACCGGCGGCTGCAAGACCCGCAAACAGTGTCAGGACCAGCACAGCTCCCGAGCCGCGCCTCATGCGCTTCCTCCCGCCATGTCGGCGCCGCTGACCACCGTGCTTTTCGTTTTCGAGGCTCCTTTGTCGGCCGAATGCTTGTACCACGAAATCACCCACGCCACGCCCCACATGATGAGGATTCCGGCAAGACTGACCAGGGCGTGCGCGAGGGCACCCCCGCCAATTTCGGCCAGCACAAAGTGTCCTGCAAAGGCCAGGAAGACGCCGAGACAGAATATCTCAAGCGAATGCTGGCCACACAGGATCAACGGTCGCAGCCAGCGCGATTTCAGGCCCGACCAGTTCCTGGGCAGGAAGCGCACGGTAAGCGCCGCCAGCGCCAGGAAATGGGCAAACCGCAGCACGTCCAGATCGGTCTTGCTGATCGGGTACATCCACTGCTCGATCCGCTTCGGCATCAGGAAGCCGAGTTGCGGAATGTGCCAGGTCAGCGTGACGAAGAATGCGGCCACCAGATAGGCGATGCAGATCCACATCGTCACCGGCGATGCCAGGATGCGGGACATGCGCTGCGCCCCGCCCAGCGCGCACCACGCGCCGAACACGAACAGCAACTGCCAGGCAAACGGATTGAAGATCCAGAAGCCGCTCGGATAGGCCGTCAGGTGCCAGTCGAAGTGCCAGGTCAGCGCGTACAGCAGTACCGACAATGCCAACCCAACATCGGCCCGCCATCTCAGGAGCCACAGGATGATCGGCAGGAAGAGCATCAGCACGATGTAGAGCGGCAGCACGTCCATGTTGACGGGCCGGAAGCGCAGCAGCAGCGCCTGCACGATCGTGACATCCGGCTGCTTGAGGAAATCCATGATGCCCATTTCTTCGCTGTAGAGCGGGTTTTCGAAACGGGTGGCGACGTAGGAGATTTCCGCCAGGAAGATCGTGAACAGGAACACATGGGCGACGTAGATCTGCCAGACCCGCCGCATGATGCGCGCGGTCGCCACCACGAATCCTGCCTCGAGCATCGCGCGGCCGTAGACGAAGGCGGCGGTGTATCCGGAGATAAAGATGAAGATTTCGGTGGCGTCGGAAAATCCGTAATTGCGGATCGTGAACCAGGTCAGGATGTTGGTCGGCAGATGGTCGATGAAGATCAGCCACAGCGCCATGCCGCGAAAAAGGTCGAGCCGCAATTCGCGCTCGCCCGCCACCGGGAGCGCGATCGCCGGCGCGGAAGACGCTGCGGCGGTCTTGGCGTCGCTGCGAGGCGTTCCGGCGACTGGATCGGCTATGGACGACATCTGGCACCGTTTGGGCAGTTGAGCACTTACGCGTGCGCTGTCCGGAAAGGATAATATCGGCCCGCAACTTGCACACCGGATACGCAAGGGATACGCAAAAAGGAAGGTACGGGGCCGGGCAGCGCGACTGCGCTCTAGAATGGAACTATGTTGAAACCGCGATGAAGCAAGCGGCAACCCGGCGGAGCGGAGATTGGTTCCCCCGGCATTCCCGGCTATGATACGAAACAGGATTCCCGGAAGCTTGCCCGCATGTACCGCGCCGTCACCCGCCAGATCGAAGTCACTGTCGAACCGAACTTCCTCCCCGAACGCTCGTCGGTCGACAAGGGCCAGTATTTCTGGTCCTACACCATCGTCATTACCAATACCGGCGCCGAGACCGTGCAGCTTCGTACCCGGCACTGGATCATCACCGATGCCACCGGTCGCAAGCAGGAAGTCCGCGGCGAAGGCGTGGTCGGCGAACAGCCAGTTTTGGCGCCGGGCGAACGCTTCGAATATACCTCTGGCGTACCGCTGCCGACCGCGTCGGGCTTCATGACCGGCCGCTATCAGATGGTCAGCGAAAGCGGCGAGCGTTTCGAGATCGACGTGCCGACGTTCTCGCTGGACAGCCCGGATAATAAGCGGGTGTTGAATTGACGAGCGCTCGCGCTCGTCATCACCGGACTTGACCTGGTGATCCACCCGCCTTCGCGGGTGACGACAGTCCGTGGGTGGACAAAACGAAGCGTGCCCGCCTTCATAAAGCGCGATCGACGAAGAATGGTGGGCACAGCGCTATCGCGCCTTTGCCCGCCCTACGAACACCGCCTACTCCTCCACGCCCGCTTCATGCGGGGTGAACTGGTAGACCGACGAGCAGAACTCGCAAGTCACCACTACCTTGTCGTCCTTGACCATCTCGGCGCGGTCCTTCGGCGCGAAGCTCTTCAGCATGGCCGACACCGCCTCGCGCGAGCAGGAGCATTGTGCGCGCAAGGTGAGCGGCGAGAACACGCGCACGCCGCGCTCGTGAAACAGGCGGTACAGCAGCCGCTCGCCCGACAGATCGGGATCTATCAACTCGACGTCCTCGACGGTGCCGATCAGCGATTGACCTTCCACCCATGCGTCGTCTTCCGCCACCTGATGCGCCGCCGCGCCTTCCGGCGCGTCGCCCGGATGCAGATCGGCCTGCCGCGCCCGCTCGGGCGCCTTCGGCAGGAATTGCAGCAGCATGCCGCCGGCGCGCCAGCGATGCTTGCCGCCGTCGCCGCCGCGCCATTCCTCGCCGACCGCGAGCCGCACGCGAGTCGGGATCTGCTCGGAGCGCAGGAAATATTCATGCGCGGCATCCTCGAGGCTGCCGCCGTCGAGCGCCACCAGGCCCTGGTAGCGGCTCATGTCCGCGCCCTGATCGATGGTCATCGCGAGATGGCCTTTGCCGAGCAGGCTGCCTGAATCCTGGCCGCCCTTCAGCCGCTTGAGGTCGTAGCGCGCATAGGCGCGCAGCCGGTCCGGCGCCTGGAAATCCACGATCAGGAACGACACCGGCCCGTCGGTCTGCGTCTGCAGGATGAAGCGACCGTCGAATTTCAGCGCGGAGCCGAGCAGCGTCGCCAGCACGATCGCTTCGCCGAGCAGTTTTCCGACCGGCGCGGGATAATCGTGCTTGGTCAGGATGTCGTCGAGCGCGGGGCCGAGCCGGGTCAGCCGTCCGCGCAGATCGAGCGAGGCGACCTCGAACGGCAGCACCGCGTCATCGACGGGAACGGACGAGGGCGCGCGAATGGGCGCCTCGGTCGTGATTTTGATGTCGGGGAAATCTGAAACCATGGCGCTCTATCTGGGGTCTCGGAATGCAAAACGGAAGGGGTTGAGAGCGGCGAAACTATCTCCACACGTCGTCCCTGCGAACGCAGGGACCCATAACCACAGGGCGTTGTGAGTTAGGCAAGGCATCAGCCACTGCCTTCAATCATTAGGGCCGCGGCGTATCGGTCCCTCTTTCCGCAGGGACGACGGAGAGCGTTACCCCACTTCGTTGAAGCACCAGGCCAGAATGCCCTTCTGCGCATGGAGGCGATTTTCGGCTTCGTCGAACACGACCGACTGCGCGCCGTCGATCACTTCATCGGTGACCTCCTCGCCGCGATGGGCGGGCAGGCAGTGCATGAAGATCGCATCCGGCTTGGCCAGCGACATCAGCTTCGCATTGACCTGATAGGGCTTGAGCACATTGTGGCGGTGCTCGCCGTCCTTGTCGCCCATCGAGACCCAGGTGTCGGTGACGACGCAATCGGCGCCGCGGACGGCGGCTTCGGGATCGGTGCCGAGCACGATCGGCGCCTGCGTCGCCTTGATCCAATCCTTCATCGCCTTGTTCGGCGCGAGCTGCGGCGGGGTCGCGACATTGAGCTTGAACTTGAAACGCTCGGCCGCATGCGCCCAGGACGCCAGCACGTTGTTGTCATCGCCGGTCCAGGCCACGGTCCTGCCCTCGATCGGCCCGCGATGCTCCTCGAAGGTCATCAGGTCGGCCATCACCTGGCAGGGATGCGAGCGCCGCGTCAGGCCGTTGATCACGGGCACGGTGGCATGCGCGGCCAATTCCAAGAGCGCATCGTGGTTGAGGATACGGATCATGATCGCATCGACATAGCGCGACAGCACGCGCGCGGTGTCGGCAATGGTCTCGCCGCGGCCGAGCTGCATCTCCGCGCCGGTCAGCATGATGGATTCGCCGCCGAGCTGGCGCATGCCGACGTCGAACGACACCCGGGTGCGGGTCGAGGGGCGTTCGAAGATCATCGCCAGCGTCTTGCCTTCGAGCGGCTTCTTGCCCCTCTCATGCGCTTTCAGCTTCGCCTTCATGGTGGCACTTAAGGCCAGCATGTTGCGCAATTCATCCAACGGCAGTTCGTTGATGTCGAGGAAGTGACGGACGGACTTGCTCATCATCCCGCCGCCTTCTTCAACTCGGTGCTCGACAGTGCGACGCAGGCACGCTCCAGCATCTGGATCGACTCGTCGATCTCGGCCTCGGTCACGATCAAGGGCGCCAGAAACCGCACCACATTGTCGCCGGCGCCGACCGTCAGCAGCTTCTGGTCACGCAGCGCGTTGACGAGATCGCCCGACGGCACCACGGCCTTGACGCCGACCAAAAGCCCCTCGCCGCGCACTTCCGAGAGCACGGCGGGATAGCGATCGACCACGGAGGCCAGTTTCTGTTTCAACAGCAGCGACATCTTCTGCACGTGATCGAAGAAGCCGGGCTTCAGCATCACGTCGAGCACGGCATTGGCGGCTGCGATCGCCAGCGGATTGCCGCCGAAGGTCGAGCCGTGCGAGCCCGGCGTCATGCCGCTTGCTGCTTCCGCCGCCGCCAGCACCGCGCCGATCGGGAATCCACCGCCCAGCGCCTTGGCCAGCGACATCACATCCGGCGTCACGCCGACGCGCTTATAGGCGAAGAGATCGCCGGTTCGGCCCATGCCGGTCTGCACCTCGTCGAATGCGAGCAGGAGGCCGTGCTCGTCGCAGAGCTGGCGCAGCGCCTTGAAGAAAGACTGCGGCGCGGAGCGCACGCCGCCCTCGCCCTGCACCGGCTCGATCAGGATGCCCGCGGTCTGCGGGCCGATCGCTTTCTTGACCGCTTCGAGATCGCCATGCGGCACCTGGTCGAAACCGTCCATCGGCGGCCCGAAGCCTTCGAGATATTTGGCGGAGCCGGTGGCTGCGAGCGTGCCCAGGGTGCGGCCGTGGAACGCACCCTCGAAGGTGATAAGGCGGTAGCGCTCGGGATGGCCCTTGGAGAACTGATAGCGGCGCACGACCTTGATGACGCCTTCCATCGCCTCCGCGCCGGAATTGCAGAAGAACACGAGGTCGGCAAAGCTCTGCTCGCAGAGCCGCGCGGCGAGCTTCTCGCCATCCGGCGACTTGAACAGGTTCGACATGTGCCAGAGTTTCGTCGACTGTTCCTGCAGCGCCTCGATCAGGTGCGGATGGCAGTGACCCAGCGCATTCACCGCGACGCCCGAGGTGAAGTCGAGATAACGCTCGCCATTGGTGGCGGTCAGCCAGCAGCCCTCGCCGCGTTCGAAGCCGAGATCGACCCTGGCGAAGACGGGGAGCAGATGCGACGTGGCGCTATTGGTCATGGCAATCACTGAGGTTGAGACCTGCCTTGGAGACCTGCCGCGGGCGTGCATTGGCGCGAACGCGGCAACAGCCGGTCTTGCGAAAACGAAACGTGCCGCCTCTTAAGGGCGGCACGTGAGAAGCATTCTATGTGGGCGGGGGGCGCTGTCAACACGCCACGGAACGGCCCTTCCTGCAGTGCAGGATGCTGAAATCCGTAAGATTGCGGTGTGGTGGAAAACACGCAGTGAAATGCCTAGATGTACAGAAGATGTGGACGTTCGAGCCCGGACTCTTGCGCCCGAGTCACGCCATATTGTAGCGTTTGGGCTGTCGGGTACGACATCTCGTGCGGCAGTTTCTGATCCCTTAGAGTCCTTTTGTGCAGGCGTAAACGTTCGGCGCGGTTAGCGCGTCCGGCGAGGGCTAAGGGATTCTGACCGCAGGGATTTTTAAGACGAATGACTCGCCAGCGCTGCCCCCGATTGGCCGGCGCGATGCGAAGGGAAGATTACGATGACCGTTTTGACCTGGTCCGACGATCGCGTCGAACAGCTTAAGAAGCTCTGGGAAGCCGGATTGTCGGCGAGCCAGATCGCCGCGGAACTCGGGAATGTGACGCGAAACGCAGTGATCGGCAAAGTTCACCGGCTGGGCCTGTCCGGCCGCGCCAAGAGCCCCTCCTCGGCCGCCCCGCGGCAGCGCAAGGCACGTCCCGCCCAGCCGATGATGCGGGTAGCGCGCCCGGTCTCGCGCGGCAACACCGCGCTGGCGCACGCCTTCGAAGTCGAGATGGAGCCGGATCCGATCGCCTTCGACAACGTGGTGCCGATGAGCCAGCGGCTGTCGCTGCTCGAACTCAACGAGGCCACCTGTCACTGGCCGGTCGGCGATCCCTCGAGTCCGGAATTCTTCTTCTGCGGCGGCAAGGCGCTCACAGGCCTGCCCTATTGCGCCCACCACTCGCGTATCGCCTACCAGCCCGCCGCCGATCGGCGAAGGCAGCAGCCGAAGCAGACGAGGTAAGGGGCGCGCCGTTATCTCAACGATGTCGTCCCTGCGAACGCCGGGACCTATAACCACAGGCGCACGTGGTTATGCCTCGCTGAAGCTCCAGCGCATTTCAACAATCGAGATTGGTGTTTACGAGTCCCCGCGTTTCGCGGGGACGACGGCTGGGTTCGCCGAGGCTGAGTTCGCCGAGATTGCAGCGGAGCAGCTACGGCTCCACCTTCGCAAACCGGTCATCCAGCGCGTAGCCTGCGCCGCGAACGGTGCGGATCGGGTCCTGCTCGCGGCCGGGGTTGAGCAGTTTGCGCAGGCGGCCGATGTGGACGTCGACGGTGCGCTCGTCGATATAGATGTCGCGGCCCCAGACGCTGTCGAGCAACTGCTCGCGGCTGAAGACGCGGCCGGGATGCTCAAGAAAAAATTCCAGCAGGCGATACTCGGTCGGGCCGAGATCGATCTGGCGGCCGGAGCGAGCGACGCGACGCTTTTCGCGGTCGAGTTCGATGTCGCCATAGGTCAGCACGGTGGCGAGCCGCTCGGGGCTGGCCCGGCGCAGCAGGCCCTTCACGCGCGCCAAAAGTTCCGGCACCGAGAA belongs to Bradyrhizobium icense and includes:
- a CDS encoding O-succinylhomoserine sulfhydrylase, with amino-acid sequence MSEVGSTKRFRPETRLVHGGTLRSQFGETSEALFLTQGYVYDSAEQCEARFKGEDPGFIYSRYSNPTISMFERRMIELEGAEAARSTATGMAAVTTAILAPLRAGDHVVASKALFGSCLYVVQDLLPRYGIETTLVDGLDLDQWQRALRPSTKTFFLESPTNPTLDVLDIPAIAEIAHKGGARLVVDNVFATPIWQSPLSLGADVVVYSATKHIDGQGRCLGGIILSSEAFIAEHIHNFMRQTGPSLSPFNAWVLLKGLETLGVRVRAQTDNAAKIAEALASHPKISRLIYPGRADHPQAELVKKQMRGGSTLVGFEVKGGKAAAFRVLNALQISRISNNLGDAKSLVTHPATTTHQRLTPEARAELGISEGFIRFSAGLEHADDLIEDFAQALEKA
- a CDS encoding SGNH/GDSL hydrolase family protein, whose protein sequence is MSSHCPFRLSTLLAVTAAGLAILTSASVSPLHAQTASQQTGQQAALSDGAKAENNPEKQPSAEGALPQAAPAATGNPAAQKGVTGKAIDKVKEVAKSAGDIFSRVPCLPPKGASKSMGSLPRVANKLVAGLPVVIVAFGSSSTQGYGSSSPEFNYPNRLAAQLRRKYPTADISVVNAGKGGEDAPEMMQRLQTSVIDLHPDLVIWQVGTNAVLRNLDPAETAKLVDEGIARIQAAGSDVVLIDPQYSPRVNEHAESAGKMMKLLNKAAELRRVGVFPRFAVMKDWHERQAIPIENFVIADGLHMSDWGYACFAQLLGDDIIKSVGQIKLGVAVPSDVRTYRPM
- a CDS encoding SGNH/GDSL hydrolase family protein, which translates into the protein MRRGSGAVLVLTLFAGLAAAGLARAQDAAPQACQVPPYLLSTEGTLPKVAEAVRNARPLTVLVVGSRSSTILSSENSAYPARLQAALKEKLPSIPVNLSVELQTGKTAEEVDPSLVKLVEAKRPTLVIWQTGTVDAMRSVDPDDFRGAVDEGVAALQNAGTDVVLVNLQYSPRTETMISAPPYLDNMRVVAQQHNVPLFDRFAIMRHWNDAGDFNLFSTFHGTDMAKRVHACLGRALSKFVLDAARLDQAQQN
- a CDS encoding OpgC domain-containing protein encodes the protein MSSIADPVAGTPRSDAKTAAASSAPAIALPVAGERELRLDLFRGMALWLIFIDHLPTNILTWFTIRNYGFSDATEIFIFISGYTAAFVYGRAMLEAGFVVATARIMRRVWQIYVAHVFLFTIFLAEISYVATRFENPLYSEEMGIMDFLKQPDVTIVQALLLRFRPVNMDVLPLYIVLMLFLPIILWLLRWRADVGLALSVLLYALTWHFDWHLTAYPSGFWIFNPFAWQLLFVFGAWCALGGAQRMSRILASPVTMWICIAYLVAAFFVTLTWHIPQLGFLMPKRIEQWMYPISKTDLDVLRFAHFLALAALTVRFLPRNWSGLKSRWLRPLILCGQHSLEIFCLGVFLAFAGHFVLAEIGGGALAHALVSLAGILIMWGVAWVISWYKHSADKGASKTKSTVVSGADMAGGSA
- the apaG gene encoding Co2+/Mg2+ efflux protein ApaG, whose protein sequence is MYRAVTRQIEVTVEPNFLPERSSVDKGQYFWSYTIVITNTGAETVQLRTRHWIITDATGRKQEVRGEGVVGEQPVLAPGERFEYTSGVPLPTASGFMTGRYQMVSESGERFEIDVPTFSLDSPDNKRVLN
- a CDS encoding Hsp33 family molecular chaperone; this encodes MVSDFPDIKITTEAPIRAPSSVPVDDAVLPFEVASLDLRGRLTRLGPALDDILTKHDYPAPVGKLLGEAIVLATLLGSALKFDGRFILQTQTDGPVSFLIVDFQAPDRLRAYARYDLKRLKGGQDSGSLLGKGHLAMTIDQGADMSRYQGLVALDGGSLEDAAHEYFLRSEQIPTRVRLAVGEEWRGGDGGKHRWRAGGMLLQFLPKAPERARQADLHPGDAPEGAAAHQVAEDDAWVEGQSLIGTVEDVELIDPDLSGERLLYRLFHERGVRVFSPLTLRAQCSCSREAVSAMLKSFAPKDRAEMVKDDKVVVTCEFCSSVYQFTPHEAGVEE
- the argF gene encoding ornithine carbamoyltransferase, giving the protein MSKSVRHFLDINELPLDELRNMLALSATMKAKLKAHERGKKPLEGKTLAMIFERPSTRTRVSFDVGMRQLGGESIMLTGAEMQLGRGETIADTARVLSRYVDAIMIRILNHDALLELAAHATVPVINGLTRRSHPCQVMADLMTFEEHRGPIEGRTVAWTGDDNNVLASWAHAAERFKFKLNVATPPQLAPNKAMKDWIKATQAPIVLGTDPEAAVRGADCVVTDTWVSMGDKDGEHRHNVLKPYQVNAKLMSLAKPDAIFMHCLPAHRGEEVTDEVIDGAQSVVFDEAENRLHAQKGILAWCFNEVG
- a CDS encoding aspartate aminotransferase family protein; translation: MTNSATSHLLPVFARVDLGFERGEGCWLTATNGERYLDFTSGVAVNALGHCHPHLIEALQEQSTKLWHMSNLFKSPDGEKLAARLCEQSFADLVFFCNSGAEAMEGVIKVVRRYQFSKGHPERYRLITFEGAFHGRTLGTLAATGSAKYLEGFGPPMDGFDQVPHGDLEAVKKAIGPQTAGILIEPVQGEGGVRSAPQSFFKALRQLCDEHGLLLAFDEVQTGMGRTGDLFAYKRVGVTPDVMSLAKALGGGFPIGAVLAAAEAASGMTPGSHGSTFGGNPLAIAAANAVLDVMLKPGFFDHVQKMSLLLKQKLASVVDRYPAVLSEVRGEGLLVGVKAVVPSGDLVNALRDQKLLTVGAGDNVVRFLAPLIVTEAEIDESIQMLERACVALSSTELKKAAG
- a CDS encoding GcrA family cell cycle regulator is translated as MTVLTWSDDRVEQLKKLWEAGLSASQIAAELGNVTRNAVIGKVHRLGLSGRAKSPSSAAPRQRKARPAQPMMRVARPVSRGNTALAHAFEVEMEPDPIAFDNVVPMSQRLSLLELNEATCHWPVGDPSSPEFFFCGGKALTGLPYCAHHSRIAYQPAADRRRQQPKQTR
- the phoB gene encoding phosphate regulon transcriptional regulator PhoB, with protein sequence MSARIMVVEDEEALTTLLRYNLDAEGYEVETVGRGDDADTRLKERVPDLVVLDWMLPGLSGIELCRRLRARPETKQLPIIMLTARGEESERVRGLATGADDYIVKPFSVPELLARVKGLLRRASPERLATVLTYGDIELDREKRRVARSGRQIDLGPTEYRLLEFFLEHPGRVFSREQLLDSVWGRDIYIDERTVDVHIGRLRKLLNPGREQDPIRTVRGAGYALDDRFAKVEP